From Myxococcales bacterium, the proteins below share one genomic window:
- a CDS encoding DUF3025 domain-containing protein translates to MGLGAHGLFDGYRGLCGALPPNEVLPSVAALDAAWLAPLRASGRTDLALEVQPEARRRGPRKLEDLYDVRIASARRVPTREGSWHDAMNALVVATYPATKDAIHRRHRGELEAHFREHGGLPNARSRLQDVLALFDEGGLVIVAREATVSVLEDLVVRGDPAKLGRAIAETNSRALVFGHAVLEHAVLGAPLPRAFAVVVADTSPHDDEAILTPRLDVALTAVANALSTTSSAPGQRLGELFCLA, encoded by the coding sequence GTGGGTCTCGGGGCCCATGGGTTGTTCGACGGATACCGTGGGCTCTGCGGTGCGCTTCCGCCGAACGAGGTCCTCCCCTCGGTCGCCGCGCTCGACGCCGCGTGGCTCGCTCCGCTCCGGGCCTCGGGGCGCACCGATCTCGCGCTCGAGGTCCAACCCGAAGCGCGCAGGCGTGGCCCCCGCAAGCTCGAGGACCTCTACGACGTACGGATCGCGTCGGCGCGACGCGTCCCCACGCGCGAGGGCTCCTGGCACGACGCGATGAACGCGCTGGTCGTCGCCACCTATCCGGCCACCAAGGATGCCATTCACCGCCGACATCGCGGAGAGCTCGAGGCCCACTTTCGCGAGCACGGCGGGCTGCCGAACGCGCGTTCGAGGCTCCAGGACGTGCTCGCCCTCTTCGACGAAGGCGGCCTCGTGATCGTGGCACGCGAGGCCACGGTGAGCGTGCTCGAAGACCTCGTCGTCCGCGGAGATCCGGCGAAGCTCGGGCGCGCGATCGCCGAGACGAACAGCCGCGCGCTCGTCTTCGGTCACGCCGTGCTCGAGCACGCCGTCCTAGGCGCTCCCCTGCCGCGCGCGTTCGCCGTCGTCGTCGCCGACACGAGCCCCCACGACGACGAGGCGATCCTCACGCCCAGGCTCGACGTCGCGCTCACGGCCGTCGCGAACGCGCTGTCGACCACGTCCTCGGCCCCGGGCCAACGGCTCGGTGAGCTCTTTTGCCTGGCATGA
- the eno gene encoding phosphopyruvate hydratase, translating into MTEINAVIAREILDSRGNPTVEVEVQTDSGRGRAAVPSGASTGEHEAIELRDGDKKRFFGKGVQKAVANVNQSLGPAILGLDALDQAEVDGILIEADGTPNKANMGANAILGVSMAVARAAADAVGLPLWRYLGGANARVLPTPLMNILNGGAHADNGLEIQEFMIAPVGAESFAEAVRMGAEVFAALKTFLKEKGQTTAVGDEGGFAPRLGTNGEALDAVLKAIEAAGYRPGEDIALALDCAASEFYDKEKKSYTFDKKVLSPDELVATYAAWAEKYPLVSIEDGCAEDDWDTWKKLTDKLGKKVQLVGDDLFVTNVERLSRGIEAGVGNAILVKVNQIGTLTETLDSIRMATEAGYRSIISHRSGETEDTFIADLAVGTNAGQIKTGSLSRSDRVAKYNQLVRIAFELGRGAVYAGKKPFVRR; encoded by the coding sequence ATGACCGAGATCAACGCCGTCATCGCCCGTGAAATCCTCGACTCGCGAGGAAACCCCACCGTCGAAGTCGAGGTCCAGACCGACAGCGGTCGCGGTCGCGCGGCGGTGCCGAGCGGCGCCTCGACGGGCGAGCACGAGGCCATCGAGCTCCGCGACGGGGACAAGAAGCGCTTCTTCGGCAAGGGCGTCCAGAAGGCCGTGGCCAACGTGAACCAGTCGCTCGGTCCGGCCATCCTCGGCCTCGACGCGCTCGACCAGGCCGAGGTCGACGGGATCCTCATCGAGGCCGACGGCACGCCCAACAAGGCGAACATGGGGGCGAACGCGATCCTCGGCGTGTCCATGGCCGTCGCGCGCGCCGCGGCCGACGCCGTCGGGCTCCCGCTCTGGCGCTACCTCGGCGGCGCGAACGCGCGCGTCCTTCCGACGCCCCTCATGAACATCCTCAACGGCGGCGCTCACGCCGACAACGGCCTCGAGATCCAAGAGTTCATGATCGCCCCCGTCGGCGCCGAGAGCTTCGCCGAGGCGGTCCGTATGGGCGCCGAGGTGTTCGCCGCGCTCAAGACCTTCCTGAAGGAGAAGGGGCAGACGACCGCCGTGGGCGACGAGGGCGGCTTCGCCCCGCGCCTCGGCACGAACGGCGAGGCCCTCGACGCGGTCCTCAAGGCCATCGAGGCGGCCGGCTACCGCCCCGGCGAGGACATCGCGCTCGCGCTCGACTGCGCCGCGAGCGAGTTCTACGACAAAGAGAAGAAGAGCTACACGTTCGACAAGAAGGTCCTCTCGCCCGACGAGCTCGTCGCCACGTACGCGGCCTGGGCCGAGAAATACCCGCTCGTCTCGATCGAGGACGGCTGCGCCGAGGACGACTGGGACACCTGGAAGAAGCTCACCGACAAGCTCGGCAAGAAGGTGCAGCTCGTGGGCGACGACCTCTTCGTCACGAACGTCGAGCGCCTCTCGCGCGGCATCGAGGCGGGCGTCGGCAACGCGATCCTCGTCAAGGTGAACCAGATCGGCACCCTCACCGAGACCCTCGACTCCATCCGCATGGCCACCGAGGCCGGCTACCGCAGCATCATCAGCCACCGCTCGGGCGAGACCGAGGACACGTTCATCGCCGACCTCGCCGTCGGCACCAACGCCGGCCAGATCAAGACGGGCAGCCTCTCGCGCTCGGATCGTGTCGCCAAGTACAACCAGCTCGTGCGTATCGCGTTCGAGCTCGGACGTGGCGCGGTCTACGCGGGTAAGAAGCCCTTCGTTCGCCGCTGA
- a CDS encoding ATP-dependent DNA helicase: MFEDDDETAPRGPVGVARRLLESSEALSGRLSYERRDGQLAMMDAVERALREDRHLFVEAGTGTGKTLAYLLPALLSGKKVVVSTATIALQEQIFSKDLPMAAAIAEAEGIPVRFALMKGLSNYVCKRRLAEALGMSQGPMLLRLAEWERGSESGDRAEAAFLPEDDPTFAQIASSTETRIGVECKYYDACHVTRMRREAERANLVVVSHHLFLADLALRSGPRGDFASALPAYDAVIFDEAQRLEAVATDFFGVRVTSARVDALLRDAEGTLSARATKSPELLKDVEETHRTVEQARVASTAFFSRLASLVSTGTERRPLAEGDVSHELVDAAARLDLAVSLVGGLGTGPRSDEATELVARRAEDLRADLREVLLGSSRARYGGPREHAPDRVAWVESRERSVAVGASPIELGQILRGALFDRISTVVCTSATLSTAHPDGSIGFEFARARLGAPADTLELRVDSPFDYERNAAFFVPSDLPEPKDPSFEERSTQVIVALVEASRGGAFVLCTSVRMMRSYARSLRDRVAYPVMVQGEAPKKLLLARFRASREAVLVATSSFWEGVDVPGEALRLVVLDKIPFAVPTDPVVVARSRRIEAEGGNAFVEYSVPQAAMTLKQGFGRLIRTEQDRGVVALLDARARNKGYGPRLLAGLPRARACATVDDVRAFFAESLDDDQA; the protein is encoded by the coding sequence ATGTTCGAGGACGACGACGAGACCGCGCCTCGGGGCCCGGTCGGGGTCGCGCGCCGGCTCCTCGAGTCGAGCGAGGCGCTCTCGGGCCGGCTCTCGTACGAGCGCCGCGACGGGCAGCTCGCGATGATGGACGCGGTCGAGCGCGCCCTCCGAGAGGACCGCCACCTCTTCGTCGAGGCCGGAACCGGCACCGGCAAGACGCTCGCGTACCTCCTGCCGGCGCTGCTCTCGGGGAAGAAGGTCGTGGTGTCGACGGCCACCATCGCCCTCCAGGAGCAGATCTTCTCGAAGGACCTCCCGATGGCGGCCGCGATCGCCGAGGCCGAGGGGATCCCCGTCCGCTTCGCCCTCATGAAGGGCCTCTCGAACTACGTGTGCAAGCGTCGCCTCGCGGAGGCGCTCGGCATGTCCCAAGGTCCCATGCTCCTCCGCCTCGCCGAGTGGGAGCGCGGCAGCGAGTCCGGCGATCGCGCGGAGGCCGCGTTCCTCCCCGAGGACGATCCTACGTTCGCCCAGATCGCGTCGTCGACGGAGACTCGGATAGGTGTGGAGTGCAAGTACTACGACGCGTGCCATGTGACACGCATGCGCCGCGAGGCCGAGCGCGCGAACCTCGTCGTCGTGAGCCACCACCTCTTCTTGGCCGATCTCGCGCTCCGATCGGGGCCGCGGGGCGACTTCGCGAGCGCTCTCCCCGCTTACGATGCGGTGATCTTCGACGAGGCCCAGCGCCTCGAGGCGGTCGCCACGGACTTCTTCGGAGTGAGGGTGACGAGCGCTCGCGTCGACGCGCTCCTACGGGACGCCGAGGGCACGCTCTCGGCGAGAGCGACCAAGTCGCCCGAGCTGCTCAAGGACGTCGAGGAGACGCACCGGACCGTCGAGCAGGCGCGGGTGGCCTCGACCGCCTTCTTTTCCCGTCTCGCATCCCTCGTCTCGACGGGGACCGAGCGCCGCCCTCTCGCCGAGGGAGACGTCTCGCACGAGCTCGTCGACGCCGCCGCCCGCCTCGATCTCGCGGTCTCCCTCGTGGGAGGGCTCGGTACGGGGCCGCGCTCCGACGAGGCCACCGAGCTCGTCGCCCGTCGCGCGGAGGACCTCCGCGCCGATCTCCGTGAGGTGCTGCTCGGCTCGTCCCGCGCGCGCTACGGCGGCCCACGCGAGCACGCGCCCGACCGCGTCGCGTGGGTCGAATCACGCGAGCGGAGCGTCGCGGTCGGCGCGAGCCCGATCGAGCTCGGGCAGATCCTGCGTGGTGCGCTCTTCGATCGCATCTCGACGGTCGTCTGCACGAGCGCCACGCTGTCGACCGCGCACCCCGACGGGAGCATCGGCTTCGAGTTCGCGCGTGCTCGCCTCGGGGCGCCGGCCGACACCCTCGAGCTCCGCGTCGATTCCCCGTTCGACTACGAGCGCAACGCGGCCTTCTTCGTCCCCTCGGATCTCCCCGAGCCCAAGGATCCGTCCTTCGAGGAGCGCTCGACGCAGGTCATCGTCGCCCTCGTCGAGGCCTCCCGCGGCGGGGCGTTCGTTTTGTGCACGTCGGTGCGCATGATGCGTTCCTACGCTCGATCCCTCCGAGACCGCGTCGCGTACCCCGTCATGGTCCAAGGCGAGGCCCCCAAGAAGCTCCTCCTCGCGCGCTTCCGGGCCTCGCGGGAGGCCGTGCTCGTCGCCACGTCGAGCTTCTGGGAGGGGGTCGACGTGCCCGGGGAGGCTCTCCGCCTCGTCGTGCTCGACAAAATCCCCTTCGCCGTTCCCACGGACCCCGTCGTCGTGGCGCGGTCGAGGCGTATCGAGGCGGAGGGGGGAAACGCGTTCGTCGAGTACTCCGTTCCGCAGGCCGCCATGACCTTGAAGCAGGGGTTCGGCCGCCTCATTCGCACCGAGCAGGATCGTGGGGTCGTCGCCTTGCTCGACGCGAGGGCACGCAACAAGGGCTACGGTCCGAGGTTGCTCGCGGGGCTCCCGCGGGCGCGCGCGTGCGCCACCGTCGACGACGTGCGCGCGTTCTTTGCCGAGAGCCTCGACGACGACCAGGCCTGA